A section of the Paralichthys olivaceus isolate ysfri-2021 chromosome 16, ASM2471397v2, whole genome shotgun sequence genome encodes:
- the LOC109637556 gene encoding glutamate decarboxylase 1-like isoform X2: MATSEPRATGGDPDPNSANLRPPSTRFLQKNNSMEEKGRLTGQKNLLSCDNSDRETGFRHTENDFSNLFARDLLPAKNGEEPTIQFLLEVVDILTNYVKKTFDRSTKVLDFHHPHQLLEGMEGFNLELSDQPESLEQILVDCRDTLKYGVRTGHPRFFNQLSSGLDIIGLAGEWLTSTANTNMFTYEIAPVFVLMEQLTLKKMIEMIGWPSGEGDGIFSPGGAISNMYSVMIARYKYFPEVKTKGMSAAPRLVLFTSEHSHYSIKKAGAALGFGTENVILLSTDERGRVIPADLEAKIIDAKQKGYVPLFVNATAGSTVYGAFDPINEIADICEKYNLWLHVDGAWGGGLLMSRKHRHKLSGVERANSVTWNPHKMMGVPLQCSAILVREKGILAGCNSMCAGYLFQPDKQYDVTYDTGDKAIQCGRHVDIFKFWLMWKAKGTIGFEQHIDKCLDLSQYLYNKIKNREGYEMVFDGVPQHTNVCFWYVPPSLRGMPDGDERREKLHRVAPKIKAMMMESGTVMVGYQPQGNKVNFFRMVVSNLAVTQSDIDFLIDEIERLGHDL, encoded by the exons ATGGCCACGTCTGAACCGAGAGCCACCGGCGGGGACCCGGACCCCAACTCCGCCAATTTAAGACCTCCGTCCACAA GGTTCCTGCAGAAGAACAACAGCATGGAGGAGAAGGGCAGGCTCACAGGCCAGAAGAATCTACTGTCCTGTGACAACAGTGACCGGGAGACGGGCTTCCGCCACACTGAGAATGACTTCTCCAACCTGTTCGCAAGAG ACCTGCTGCCAGCCAAAAATGGAGAGGAGCCCACCATACAGTTTTTGTTGGAGGTGGTTGACATCCTCACCAACTACGTCAAGAAGACCTTCGACCGCTCCACCAAGGTGCTGGACTTCCACCACCCTCACCAGCTGCTGGAGGGCATGGAGGGCTTCAACCTGGAACTCTCCGACCAGCCTGAGTCTCTGGAGCAGATCCTGGTGGACTGCAGGGACACGCTCAAGTATGGCGTCCGGACAG GTCACCCACGCTTTTTCAACCAGTTGTCCTCTGGTCTGGACATCATCGGTCTGGCTGGAGAGTGGCTTACCTCCACCGCTAACACCAACAT GTTCACCTACGAGATTgctccagtgtttgtgttgatggaGCAGCTGACTCTGAAGAAGATGATAGAGATGATTGGTTGGCCCAGCGGAGAGGGGGACGGCATTTTTTCACCAG GGGGCGCTATCTCCAACATGTACAGCGTGATGATTGCACGTTACAAGTATTTCCCAGAGGTCAAGACCAAGGGCATGTCTGCTGCTCCTCGCCTCGTCCTCTTCACATCCGAGCAT AGCCACTACTCCATAAAGAAGGCCGGCGCCGCTTTGGGCTTTGGTACGGAGAATGTCATCCTACTGAGCACAGATGAGAG GGGAAGAGTCATTCCTGCAGATCTGGAGGCCAAGATCATTGATGCCAAACAGAAG GGATATGTGCCACTGTTTGTGAACGCCACAGCTGGTTCTACTGTGTACGGAGCATTTGACCCCATAAATGAGATCGCTGACATCTGTGAGAAGTACAACTTGTGGCTGCACGTGGAT GGAGCATGGGGTGGTGGACTGCTGATGTCCAGGAAGCATCGTCATAAGCTCAGCGGAGTTGAGAG GGCCAACTCTGTCACATGGAACCCTCATAAGATGATGGGCGTGCCTCTGCAGTGCTCTGCCATCCTGGTCAGAGAGAAG GGGATCCTGGCAGGCTGTAACTCCATGTGCGCTGGCTACCTGTTCCAACCGGACAAACAGTACGACGTCACATACGACACGGGGGACAAGGCCATCCAGTGCGGCCGACATGTCGACATCTTTAAGTTCTGGCTCATGTGGAAGGCCAAG GGCACCATCGGGTTTGAACAGCACATTGACAAGTGTCTGGACCTGTCTCAGTACCTGTACAACAAGATCAAGAACAGGGAGGGATATGAGATGGTGTTTGATGGAGTG cccCAGCACACCAACGTTTGCTTCTGGTACGTACCACCCAGCCTGAGAGGCATGCCAGACGGTGATGAGCGGCGAGAAAAACTCCACAGG GTGGCACCGAAAATCAAGGCCATGATGATGGAGTCAGGGACAGTCATGGTGGGCTACCAACCCCAGGGCAATAAAGTCAACTTCTTCCGTATGGTCGTCTCCAACCTCGCGGTCACCCAGTCTGACATCGACTTCCTCATTGATGAGATTGAGAGGTTGGGTCACGACCTGTAG
- the LOC109637556 gene encoding glutamate decarboxylase 1-like isoform X1 has product MATSEPRATGGDPDPNSANLRPPSTTNEYAWMHGCTRKLGMKICGFLQKNNSMEEKGRLTGQKNLLSCDNSDRETGFRHTENDFSNLFARDLLPAKNGEEPTIQFLLEVVDILTNYVKKTFDRSTKVLDFHHPHQLLEGMEGFNLELSDQPESLEQILVDCRDTLKYGVRTGHPRFFNQLSSGLDIIGLAGEWLTSTANTNMFTYEIAPVFVLMEQLTLKKMIEMIGWPSGEGDGIFSPGGAISNMYSVMIARYKYFPEVKTKGMSAAPRLVLFTSEHSHYSIKKAGAALGFGTENVILLSTDERGRVIPADLEAKIIDAKQKGYVPLFVNATAGSTVYGAFDPINEIADICEKYNLWLHVDGAWGGGLLMSRKHRHKLSGVERANSVTWNPHKMMGVPLQCSAILVREKGILAGCNSMCAGYLFQPDKQYDVTYDTGDKAIQCGRHVDIFKFWLMWKAKGTIGFEQHIDKCLDLSQYLYNKIKNREGYEMVFDGVPQHTNVCFWYVPPSLRGMPDGDERREKLHRVAPKIKAMMMESGTVMVGYQPQGNKVNFFRMVVSNLAVTQSDIDFLIDEIERLGHDL; this is encoded by the exons ATGGCCACGTCTGAACCGAGAGCCACCGGCGGGGACCCGGACCCCAACTCCGCCAATTTAAGACCTCCGTCCACAA CTAACGAATATGCGTGGATGCACGGATGCACACGGAAACTGGGGATGAAGATCTGTG GGTTCCTGCAGAAGAACAACAGCATGGAGGAGAAGGGCAGGCTCACAGGCCAGAAGAATCTACTGTCCTGTGACAACAGTGACCGGGAGACGGGCTTCCGCCACACTGAGAATGACTTCTCCAACCTGTTCGCAAGAG ACCTGCTGCCAGCCAAAAATGGAGAGGAGCCCACCATACAGTTTTTGTTGGAGGTGGTTGACATCCTCACCAACTACGTCAAGAAGACCTTCGACCGCTCCACCAAGGTGCTGGACTTCCACCACCCTCACCAGCTGCTGGAGGGCATGGAGGGCTTCAACCTGGAACTCTCCGACCAGCCTGAGTCTCTGGAGCAGATCCTGGTGGACTGCAGGGACACGCTCAAGTATGGCGTCCGGACAG GTCACCCACGCTTTTTCAACCAGTTGTCCTCTGGTCTGGACATCATCGGTCTGGCTGGAGAGTGGCTTACCTCCACCGCTAACACCAACAT GTTCACCTACGAGATTgctccagtgtttgtgttgatggaGCAGCTGACTCTGAAGAAGATGATAGAGATGATTGGTTGGCCCAGCGGAGAGGGGGACGGCATTTTTTCACCAG GGGGCGCTATCTCCAACATGTACAGCGTGATGATTGCACGTTACAAGTATTTCCCAGAGGTCAAGACCAAGGGCATGTCTGCTGCTCCTCGCCTCGTCCTCTTCACATCCGAGCAT AGCCACTACTCCATAAAGAAGGCCGGCGCCGCTTTGGGCTTTGGTACGGAGAATGTCATCCTACTGAGCACAGATGAGAG GGGAAGAGTCATTCCTGCAGATCTGGAGGCCAAGATCATTGATGCCAAACAGAAG GGATATGTGCCACTGTTTGTGAACGCCACAGCTGGTTCTACTGTGTACGGAGCATTTGACCCCATAAATGAGATCGCTGACATCTGTGAGAAGTACAACTTGTGGCTGCACGTGGAT GGAGCATGGGGTGGTGGACTGCTGATGTCCAGGAAGCATCGTCATAAGCTCAGCGGAGTTGAGAG GGCCAACTCTGTCACATGGAACCCTCATAAGATGATGGGCGTGCCTCTGCAGTGCTCTGCCATCCTGGTCAGAGAGAAG GGGATCCTGGCAGGCTGTAACTCCATGTGCGCTGGCTACCTGTTCCAACCGGACAAACAGTACGACGTCACATACGACACGGGGGACAAGGCCATCCAGTGCGGCCGACATGTCGACATCTTTAAGTTCTGGCTCATGTGGAAGGCCAAG GGCACCATCGGGTTTGAACAGCACATTGACAAGTGTCTGGACCTGTCTCAGTACCTGTACAACAAGATCAAGAACAGGGAGGGATATGAGATGGTGTTTGATGGAGTG cccCAGCACACCAACGTTTGCTTCTGGTACGTACCACCCAGCCTGAGAGGCATGCCAGACGGTGATGAGCGGCGAGAAAAACTCCACAGG GTGGCACCGAAAATCAAGGCCATGATGATGGAGTCAGGGACAGTCATGGTGGGCTACCAACCCCAGGGCAATAAAGTCAACTTCTTCCGTATGGTCGTCTCCAACCTCGCGGTCACCCAGTCTGACATCGACTTCCTCATTGATGAGATTGAGAGGTTGGGTCACGACCTGTAG